The sequence CCGCCAGATGGATCACCACGTCCGGATTCTCCGCGGCGACCACCGCCGCCAGGGCGGCGCCATCGAGCACGTTCACCTCGTGGACCGACACGCCCTCCGGCGCCCGGCGCTCGCCCAGGCACACTCCAGTTACCCGGTGTCCCCGGTCGAGGGCCACCGCCGCGAGACGACAGCCCACGAATCCGGACACGCCGGTGACCAGGAGGTGCATCAATCTCCCACGGTGGCGGAGACGGGCTTCACGCCCAACCGCCGGCGCCAGTACTCCAGGGTGTCCGCCATGGTCTTCTCGAAGGGCACCCGCGGTTCCCAGCCGGTGTCGGCCTTGAACTTGGAGGCGTCGCCGATCAGGATCTCGACGTCCGACGGGCGCAGGCGCTCGGGGTCCTCTTCGATCCGCACGTCGGCGGTGGACATGGCGATCAGCCGGTCGAGCATGTCCTTGATCGAGATGCCGTTGCCGGTGGCGATGTTGTAGACCTCGCCGGGCCGCGCCTTGGTCACCGCCAGCCAGTAGGCCCGCACCATGTCCCGCACGTCGGTGAAGTCGCGAATGGCATCCAGGTTGCCTACCCGGATCACCGGTTCCTGGAGTCCCGCTTCGATGGAGGCGATCTGCTTGGCGAAGTTCGACAGCACGAACACTTCGCCGCGCCGTGGGCCGGTGTGATTGAAGCCGCGGGTGCGGATGGCCTTGATGCCGTAGCTCTGGAAGTACTGGTAGCCGAGGAAGTCCTGCGTCACCTTCGACACCGCGTAGGGCGACAGGGGACGCAGCGGATTGGTCTCCTCAATCGGCGTTTCTTCCTTGTAGACCAGGCCGTACTCCTCGCTCGAGCAGGCGATCTGGATCACCGGATCGAGGCCGAGCTCACGCACCGCTTCGAAGATGTTGGTCTGGCCGGCGGTGTTGGAACTCAGGGTCTCCGCCGGCGCCCGCCAACTGGTCGGCACGAAGCTCTGGGCCGCCAGGTGAAAAATGTAGTCCGGCCGCACCTCGGCGAGGGTCCTGTGGACCGCCGTGAAGTCGTTCAAGTCCGCTTCCACCAAGGTGACGCGGTCCCCCAAGTGCTCGATGTTCTCCATCCGGCTCCGCCAGCGGTAGGTGCCGAACACCTCGACCTGCGGCTGTTCGGCCAGCAGGTAGTCCGCCAGGTGGGAACCGGCAAAGCCGGTGATGCCGGTAATCAACGCTCTCATGTTCTTCTCCTGCGGCTCGGTCGCTGGTCGTTTCAGCGCAACCGTGCCAGGTACTGGACCAGGCCATCGTTCCACGAGGGAACCCGTTCGCCCACCGCCGCCTCGAACCTCGACACGTCGAGGACCGAGTAGGCCGGGCGTTCGGCCGGTCGGGGAAACTCGTCCGTGGTCACCGGCGTCACCATGACTTGCGGATTCCAGAGACGAGCGATTTCCGTGGTGAAGCCGTGCCAGGTGACCGGCTCCCGATTGCGATAGTGCATCACTCCCGTGGTGCCCAGCTCAGCCAGCCGCCACAGAGCATCGGCCAGGAAGGGAGTATATGTGGGGCAGCCGCGCTGGTCGTCGACCACCCGCAGGTCCTGGTGCCCTGAGTCCATCAGGCGCATCATGGTGGCGGCAAAGTTCGGTCCACCGGGGCCAAACAGCCAGCTCGCCCGCACCACCAGCGAGCGGTCATAAGCCAGGGCCTCGCGCTCCCCCGCCAGCTTCGACTCGCCGTAGACGGAGCGCGGAGCGGTCGCGTCGTCCTCCCGGTAGGGGGTGTCGGCGGTGCCGGCGAAAACGTAGTCCGTCGACACGTGGACCAGCGAGGCGTCCACCCGCCAGGCCGCCGCCGCGACGTGGGCTACCGCCCGGCCGTTGATTTCGAAGGCGTGGTCGCGCTCGGTCTCGCAGTCGTCGACCTGGGTGTAGGCGGCGCAGTTGAAAACCACCTGCGGCCGGAAGCGGTCCACCCAATAGGCCAGGCGCTCCGGGTCGGCGATGTCCGCCCGGGCACGGTCGAGGGCGAGCACCGCCACTCCCCGCTCGCGTCCCCACTCGGCCATCGCCCGGCCGAGCATGCCGCCGCCACCGAGCACTAGGCCTCGCACGGCACATCCCCAGAAGATCCGGCCCGTAGCGGA is a genomic window of Acidobacteriota bacterium containing:
- a CDS encoding GDP-mannose 4,6-dehydratase, whose protein sequence is MRALITGITGFAGSHLADYLLAEQPQVEVFGTYRWRSRMENIEHLGDRVTLVEADLNDFTAVHRTLAEVRPDYIFHLAAQSFVPTSWRAPAETLSSNTAGQTNIFEAVRELGLDPVIQIACSSEEYGLVYKEETPIEETNPLRPLSPYAVSKVTQDFLGYQYFQSYGIKAIRTRGFNHTGPRRGEVFVLSNFAKQIASIEAGLQEPVIRVGNLDAIRDFTDVRDMVRAYWLAVTKARPGEVYNIATGNGISIKDMLDRLIAMSTADVRIEEDPERLRPSDVEILIGDASKFKADTGWEPRVPFEKTMADTLEYWRRRLGVKPVSATVGD
- the rfbD gene encoding dTDP-4-dehydrorhamnose reductase; translation: MRGLVLGGGGMLGRAMAEWGRERGVAVLALDRARADIADPERLAYWVDRFRPQVVFNCAAYTQVDDCETERDHAFEINGRAVAHVAAAAWRVDASLVHVSTDYVFAGTADTPYREDDATAPRSVYGESKLAGEREALAYDRSLVVRASWLFGPGGPNFAATMMRLMDSGHQDLRVVDDQRGCPTYTPFLADALWRLAELGTTGVMHYRNREPVTWHGFTTEIARLWNPQVMVTPVTTDEFPRPAERPAYSVLDVSRFEAAVGERVPSWNDGLVQYLARLR